The following proteins are encoded in a genomic region of Primulina huaijiensis isolate GDHJ02 unplaced genomic scaffold, ASM1229523v2 scaffold25037, whole genome shotgun sequence:
- the LOC140967417 gene encoding subtilisin-like protease SBT5.3 isoform X1: MKCHNIFSTLYLLSLFLSLLLRPTFANKKSYVVYLGAHSHGAEATSTDYDRVTQSHYEFLGSYLGSCERAKSAIIYSYTKHINGFAAYLREEEATQVSKHPDVVSVFLNQGRKLHTTRSWDFMGLEENGEISSSSIWKKSRLGEDAIIGNLDTGAWPESKSFSDDGLGPVPSKWKGTCQRGLDPSFRCNRKLIGARYFNKGYAAAVGPLNSTFKTPRDMEGHGSHTLSTAGGNFVAGANVFGYGNGTAKGGSPRARVAAYKVCWPPVAGNECFDADILAAFDTAIHDGVDVLSVSLGGDPAPFYNDSVAIGSFHAVKHGITVICSAGNSGPGAGTVSNVAPWQITVGASTMDRQFPSYVFLGNNMSFRGESLSTKSLPKNKFFPIISAAFANAANVSAEQAILCKAGTLDPKKVKGKILVCLRGDNARVDKGQQAALAGAVGMVLANNQASGYEIIADPHVLPASHINYVDGLAVFSYVNSTWSGVASITRPQTQLGTKPAPSMAAFSSKGPNTIIPEILKPDITAPGVSVIAAYTEAQGPTNQDFDKRRVKFNSVSGTSMSCPHVSGVVGLLKTLNPNWSPAAIKSAIMTTARTADNTMKPLTNASHFKATPFSYGGGHVNPNRATDPGLVYDLGLSDYLDFMCALGYNKTQLRLFSDKPYTCSNTTNITNLNYPSITVPKLNGSVTVTRRVKNVGSPATYKARIRSPRGISVQVKPDILTFETLGEEKNFQVVLKAKEASVSGNYVFGQLIWSDGKHYVRSPIVVNKL, from the exons ATGAAATGCCACAATATTTTTTCCACTCTTTATCTCCTCTCACTTTTTTTATCACTATTGCTTAGACCCACATTTGCCAACAAAAAG TCATATGTGGTGTACTTAGGAGCTCATTCCCATGGAGCAGAAGCGACATCCACCGACTATGATAGAGTAACACAGTCTCATTATGAGTTTCTTGGATCATATTTGGGCAG TTGTGAGAGGGCCAAAAGTGCCATTATCTACTCTTACACCAAACACATTAATGGATTCGCAGCATATCTCAGAGAGGAAGAGGCAACCCAAGTATCAA AGCATCCAGACGTTGTATCGGTGTTTTTGAATCAAGGCAGGAAATTGCACACAACCAGATCATGGGATTTTATGGGCCTTGAAGAAAATGGTGAAATAAGCTCTAGTTCGATATGGAAGAAGTCTAGACTTGGGGAAGATGCCATCATAGGAAATCTTGATACTG GTGCATGGCCAGAATCAAAGAGCTTTAGTGATGATGGATTAGGACCTGTTCCATCAAAGTGGAAAGGAACTTGCCAACGTGGCTTGGATCCCAGCTTTCGCTGCAACAG GAAGCTCATTGGCGCCAGATACTTCAACAAAGGATATGCTGCAGCCGTAGGGCCCCTAAACTCAACATTCAAGACACCTCGAGACATGGAAGGCCACGGATCACACACATTATCAACCGCCGGTGGTAATTTTGTGGCTGGAGCAAATGTTTTTGGGTACGGAAATGGAACAGCAAAGGGCGGATCACCGAGAGCCAGAGTGGCAGCTTACAAGGTATGCTGGCCACCTGTTGCAGGAAATGAATGCTTCGATGCAGATATCTTGGCTGCCTTTGATACAGCCATCCATGATGGAGTAGATGTGCTATCTGTATCTCTGGGAGGAGATCCTGCACCATTTTATAATGACAGTGTTGCTATTGGGTCGTTTCATGCTGTAAAACACGGCATCACTGTCATTTGTTCGGCTGGTAACTCGGGGCCTGGTGCCGGTACAGTTTCAAATGTTGCACCGTGGCAGATTACAGTAGGTGCAAGCACCATGGACCGCCAGTTTCCTAGTTATGTTTTCCTTGGAAACAATATGAGCTTCAGA GGAGAGAGTCTTTCAACTAAATCACTGCCGAAAAATAAGTTCTTCCCGATAATTTCTGCTGCATTCGCCAATGCTGCTAATGTGTCTGCTGAACAGGC GATTCTTTGTAAAGCTGGAACTCTGGACCCGAAAAAAGTGAAGGGGAAAATCCTGGTCTGTCTACGAGGAGATAATGCGAGGGTCGACAAAGGACAGCAAGCGGCCTTGGCTGGAGCAGTGGGAATGGTTTTAGCCAACAATCAGGCTTCTGGTTATGAAATTATTGCTGATCCTCATGTCCTACCCGCTTCACATATTAATTATGTAGATGGGCTTGCTGTTTTTTCTTACGTTAATTCCACGTG GTCTGGTGTGGCTTCTATCACCCGACCCCAGACTCAATTAGGTACAAAACCAGCTCCATCCATGGCTGCCTTTTCGTCCAAGGGCCCTAACACCATCATACCAGAAATTCTAAAG CCTGATATCACCGCTCCAGGAGTGAGTGTCATAGCCGCCTACACGGAAGCTCAGGGACCAACAAATCAAGATTTCGATAAACGACGCGTCAAGTTCAATTCAGTGTCAGGAACTTCAATGTCGTGCCCTCATGTTTCTGGGGTTGTCGGCCTCTTGAAAACCCTCAATCCAAATTGGAGCCCTGCAGCTATAAAATCCGCCATCATGACTACCG CAAGAACGGCTGACAACACAATGAAGCCTCTGACAAATGCATCCCATTTCAAGGCTACGCCATTCAGCTACGGAGGAGGTCATGTTAACCCTAACAGAGCAACGGACCCTGGACTGGTATATGATCTCGGACTCAGTGACTACTTGGATTTCATGTGTGCCCTTGGCTACAATAAAACTCAACTCCGGTTGTTTTCTGATAAACCATATACGTGCTCGAATACTACCAATATCACCAACTTGAACTACCCTTCAATCACAGTACCTAAACTCAATGGTTCAGTAACAGTAACTAGAAGAGTCAAGAACGTGGGCTCACCAGCAACTTACAAAGCTCGTATCCGCAGCCCCCGTGGAATATCGGTCCAAGTTAAACCGGATATTTTGACGTTTGAGACACTTGGTGAGGAAAAAAACTTCCAGGTTGTTTTGAAGGCTAAAGAAGCCAGTGTATCTGGGAATTATGTATTCGGACAGCTGATATGGTCTGATGGTAAGCATTATGTAAGGAGTCCAATTGTCGTCAATAAACTATAG
- the LOC140967413 gene encoding chlorophyll a-b binding protein 8, chloroplastic-like yields the protein MATQALVSSSSICASTDAARQIFGVRSIQSSRKVSFVVKAEASPPVKQGADRQLWFASKQSLSYLDGSLPGDYGFDPLGLSDPEGTGGFIEPRWLAYGEIINGRFAMLGAVGAIAPEILGKAGLIPPETALPWFKTGVIPPAGTYNYWADNYTLFVFEMALMGFAEHRRFQDWYNPGSMGKQYFLGLEKGFCGSGEPAYPGGPFFNPLGLGKDEKSLKDLKLKEVKNGRLAMLAILGYFIQALVTGDGPYENLLAHLSDPVHNNVLTSLKFH from the exons ATGGCAACACAGGCGTTGGTCTCTTCATCATCAATCTGCGCTTCCACAGACGCCGCCAGGCAGATTTTTGGTGTAAGGTCGATCCAATCTTCAAGAAAAGTCTCATTTGTTGTCAAGGCAGAGGCTAGTCCTCCTGTCAAG CAAGGAGCAGACAGGCAACTCTGGTTTGCATCCAAGCAGAGTCTGTCCTACTTGGATGGAAG TCTCCCCGGTGACTACGGATTCGACCCATTGGGGCTGTCAGACCCAGAAGGCACTGGAGGATTCATCGAGCCCAGATGGCTAGCCTACGGAGAAATCATCAATGGGCGTTTCGCAATGCTAGGGGCAGTGGGTGCCATAGCACCAGAAATACTAGGGAAAGCCGGCCTGATTCCACCAGAAACAGCTCTTCCCTGGTTCAAAACAGGAGTCATCCCCCCGGCCGGAACATACAACTACTGGGCTGATAACTACACACTATTCGTTTTCGAAATGGCGCTGATGGGATTTGCTGAGCACCGGAGATTCCAGGACTGGTACAATCCAGGTTCCATGGGGAAGCAATACTTTTTGGGCCTGGAAAAGGGATTCTGCGGGTCGGGTGAACCAGCCTACCCTGGCGGCCCCTTTTTCAACCCGCTTGGATTGGGGAAAGATGAGAAATCTTTGAAGGATCTgaagttgaaggaagtgaagaatGGAAGATTGGCTATGTTGGCTATTTTGGGTTACTTTATCCAAGCCCTTGTGACTGGTGACGGCCCATATGAGAACTTGCTGGCTCACTTGTCGGATCCTGTGCACAACAATGTGCTAACCAGCCTCAAATTTCACTAA
- the LOC140967417 gene encoding subtilisin-like protease SBT5.3 isoform X2 has protein sequence MKCHNIFSTLYLLSLFLSLLLRPTFANKKSYVVYLGAHSHGAEATSTDYDRVTQSHYEFLGSYLGSCERAKSAIIYSYTKHINGFAAYLREEEATQVSKHPDVVSVFLNQGRKLHTTRSWDFMGLEENGEISSSSIWKKSRLGEDAIIGNLDTGAWPESKSFSDDGLGPVPSKWKGTCQRGLDPSFRCNRKLIGARYFNKGYAAAVGPLNSTFKTPRDMEGHGSHTLSTAGGNFVAGANVFGYGNGTAKGGSPRARVAAYKVCWPPVAGNECFDADILAAFDTAIHDGVDVLSVSLGGDPAPFYNDSVAIGSFHAVKHGITVICSAGNSGPGAGTVSNVAPWQITVGASTMDRQFPSYVFLGNNMSFRGESLSTKSLPKNKFFPIISAAFANAANVSAEQAILCKAGTLDPKKVKGKILVCLRGDNARVDKGQQAALAGAVGMVLANNQASGYEIIADPHVLPASHINYVDGLAVFSYVNSTSGVASITRPQTQLGTKPAPSMAAFSSKGPNTIIPEILKPDITAPGVSVIAAYTEAQGPTNQDFDKRRVKFNSVSGTSMSCPHVSGVVGLLKTLNPNWSPAAIKSAIMTTARTADNTMKPLTNASHFKATPFSYGGGHVNPNRATDPGLVYDLGLSDYLDFMCALGYNKTQLRLFSDKPYTCSNTTNITNLNYPSITVPKLNGSVTVTRRVKNVGSPATYKARIRSPRGISVQVKPDILTFETLGEEKNFQVVLKAKEASVSGNYVFGQLIWSDGKHYVRSPIVVNKL, from the exons ATGAAATGCCACAATATTTTTTCCACTCTTTATCTCCTCTCACTTTTTTTATCACTATTGCTTAGACCCACATTTGCCAACAAAAAG TCATATGTGGTGTACTTAGGAGCTCATTCCCATGGAGCAGAAGCGACATCCACCGACTATGATAGAGTAACACAGTCTCATTATGAGTTTCTTGGATCATATTTGGGCAG TTGTGAGAGGGCCAAAAGTGCCATTATCTACTCTTACACCAAACACATTAATGGATTCGCAGCATATCTCAGAGAGGAAGAGGCAACCCAAGTATCAA AGCATCCAGACGTTGTATCGGTGTTTTTGAATCAAGGCAGGAAATTGCACACAACCAGATCATGGGATTTTATGGGCCTTGAAGAAAATGGTGAAATAAGCTCTAGTTCGATATGGAAGAAGTCTAGACTTGGGGAAGATGCCATCATAGGAAATCTTGATACTG GTGCATGGCCAGAATCAAAGAGCTTTAGTGATGATGGATTAGGACCTGTTCCATCAAAGTGGAAAGGAACTTGCCAACGTGGCTTGGATCCCAGCTTTCGCTGCAACAG GAAGCTCATTGGCGCCAGATACTTCAACAAAGGATATGCTGCAGCCGTAGGGCCCCTAAACTCAACATTCAAGACACCTCGAGACATGGAAGGCCACGGATCACACACATTATCAACCGCCGGTGGTAATTTTGTGGCTGGAGCAAATGTTTTTGGGTACGGAAATGGAACAGCAAAGGGCGGATCACCGAGAGCCAGAGTGGCAGCTTACAAGGTATGCTGGCCACCTGTTGCAGGAAATGAATGCTTCGATGCAGATATCTTGGCTGCCTTTGATACAGCCATCCATGATGGAGTAGATGTGCTATCTGTATCTCTGGGAGGAGATCCTGCACCATTTTATAATGACAGTGTTGCTATTGGGTCGTTTCATGCTGTAAAACACGGCATCACTGTCATTTGTTCGGCTGGTAACTCGGGGCCTGGTGCCGGTACAGTTTCAAATGTTGCACCGTGGCAGATTACAGTAGGTGCAAGCACCATGGACCGCCAGTTTCCTAGTTATGTTTTCCTTGGAAACAATATGAGCTTCAGA GGAGAGAGTCTTTCAACTAAATCACTGCCGAAAAATAAGTTCTTCCCGATAATTTCTGCTGCATTCGCCAATGCTGCTAATGTGTCTGCTGAACAGGC GATTCTTTGTAAAGCTGGAACTCTGGACCCGAAAAAAGTGAAGGGGAAAATCCTGGTCTGTCTACGAGGAGATAATGCGAGGGTCGACAAAGGACAGCAAGCGGCCTTGGCTGGAGCAGTGGGAATGGTTTTAGCCAACAATCAGGCTTCTGGTTATGAAATTATTGCTGATCCTCATGTCCTACCCGCTTCACATATTAATTATGTAGATGGGCTTGCTGTTTTTTCTTACGTTAATTCCAC GTCTGGTGTGGCTTCTATCACCCGACCCCAGACTCAATTAGGTACAAAACCAGCTCCATCCATGGCTGCCTTTTCGTCCAAGGGCCCTAACACCATCATACCAGAAATTCTAAAG CCTGATATCACCGCTCCAGGAGTGAGTGTCATAGCCGCCTACACGGAAGCTCAGGGACCAACAAATCAAGATTTCGATAAACGACGCGTCAAGTTCAATTCAGTGTCAGGAACTTCAATGTCGTGCCCTCATGTTTCTGGGGTTGTCGGCCTCTTGAAAACCCTCAATCCAAATTGGAGCCCTGCAGCTATAAAATCCGCCATCATGACTACCG CAAGAACGGCTGACAACACAATGAAGCCTCTGACAAATGCATCCCATTTCAAGGCTACGCCATTCAGCTACGGAGGAGGTCATGTTAACCCTAACAGAGCAACGGACCCTGGACTGGTATATGATCTCGGACTCAGTGACTACTTGGATTTCATGTGTGCCCTTGGCTACAATAAAACTCAACTCCGGTTGTTTTCTGATAAACCATATACGTGCTCGAATACTACCAATATCACCAACTTGAACTACCCTTCAATCACAGTACCTAAACTCAATGGTTCAGTAACAGTAACTAGAAGAGTCAAGAACGTGGGCTCACCAGCAACTTACAAAGCTCGTATCCGCAGCCCCCGTGGAATATCGGTCCAAGTTAAACCGGATATTTTGACGTTTGAGACACTTGGTGAGGAAAAAAACTTCCAGGTTGTTTTGAAGGCTAAAGAAGCCAGTGTATCTGGGAATTATGTATTCGGACAGCTGATATGGTCTGATGGTAAGCATTATGTAAGGAGTCCAATTGTCGTCAATAAACTATAG
- the LOC140967417 gene encoding subtilisin-like protease SBT5.3 isoform X3, whose translation MGLEENGEISSSSIWKKSRLGEDAIIGNLDTGAWPESKSFSDDGLGPVPSKWKGTCQRGLDPSFRCNRKLIGARYFNKGYAAAVGPLNSTFKTPRDMEGHGSHTLSTAGGNFVAGANVFGYGNGTAKGGSPRARVAAYKVCWPPVAGNECFDADILAAFDTAIHDGVDVLSVSLGGDPAPFYNDSVAIGSFHAVKHGITVICSAGNSGPGAGTVSNVAPWQITVGASTMDRQFPSYVFLGNNMSFRGESLSTKSLPKNKFFPIISAAFANAANVSAEQAILCKAGTLDPKKVKGKILVCLRGDNARVDKGQQAALAGAVGMVLANNQASGYEIIADPHVLPASHINYVDGLAVFSYVNSTWSGVASITRPQTQLGTKPAPSMAAFSSKGPNTIIPEILKPDITAPGVSVIAAYTEAQGPTNQDFDKRRVKFNSVSGTSMSCPHVSGVVGLLKTLNPNWSPAAIKSAIMTTARTADNTMKPLTNASHFKATPFSYGGGHVNPNRATDPGLVYDLGLSDYLDFMCALGYNKTQLRLFSDKPYTCSNTTNITNLNYPSITVPKLNGSVTVTRRVKNVGSPATYKARIRSPRGISVQVKPDILTFETLGEEKNFQVVLKAKEASVSGNYVFGQLIWSDGKHYVRSPIVVNKL comes from the exons ATGGGCCTTGAAGAAAATGGTGAAATAAGCTCTAGTTCGATATGGAAGAAGTCTAGACTTGGGGAAGATGCCATCATAGGAAATCTTGATACTG GTGCATGGCCAGAATCAAAGAGCTTTAGTGATGATGGATTAGGACCTGTTCCATCAAAGTGGAAAGGAACTTGCCAACGTGGCTTGGATCCCAGCTTTCGCTGCAACAG GAAGCTCATTGGCGCCAGATACTTCAACAAAGGATATGCTGCAGCCGTAGGGCCCCTAAACTCAACATTCAAGACACCTCGAGACATGGAAGGCCACGGATCACACACATTATCAACCGCCGGTGGTAATTTTGTGGCTGGAGCAAATGTTTTTGGGTACGGAAATGGAACAGCAAAGGGCGGATCACCGAGAGCCAGAGTGGCAGCTTACAAGGTATGCTGGCCACCTGTTGCAGGAAATGAATGCTTCGATGCAGATATCTTGGCTGCCTTTGATACAGCCATCCATGATGGAGTAGATGTGCTATCTGTATCTCTGGGAGGAGATCCTGCACCATTTTATAATGACAGTGTTGCTATTGGGTCGTTTCATGCTGTAAAACACGGCATCACTGTCATTTGTTCGGCTGGTAACTCGGGGCCTGGTGCCGGTACAGTTTCAAATGTTGCACCGTGGCAGATTACAGTAGGTGCAAGCACCATGGACCGCCAGTTTCCTAGTTATGTTTTCCTTGGAAACAATATGAGCTTCAGA GGAGAGAGTCTTTCAACTAAATCACTGCCGAAAAATAAGTTCTTCCCGATAATTTCTGCTGCATTCGCCAATGCTGCTAATGTGTCTGCTGAACAGGC GATTCTTTGTAAAGCTGGAACTCTGGACCCGAAAAAAGTGAAGGGGAAAATCCTGGTCTGTCTACGAGGAGATAATGCGAGGGTCGACAAAGGACAGCAAGCGGCCTTGGCTGGAGCAGTGGGAATGGTTTTAGCCAACAATCAGGCTTCTGGTTATGAAATTATTGCTGATCCTCATGTCCTACCCGCTTCACATATTAATTATGTAGATGGGCTTGCTGTTTTTTCTTACGTTAATTCCACGTG GTCTGGTGTGGCTTCTATCACCCGACCCCAGACTCAATTAGGTACAAAACCAGCTCCATCCATGGCTGCCTTTTCGTCCAAGGGCCCTAACACCATCATACCAGAAATTCTAAAG CCTGATATCACCGCTCCAGGAGTGAGTGTCATAGCCGCCTACACGGAAGCTCAGGGACCAACAAATCAAGATTTCGATAAACGACGCGTCAAGTTCAATTCAGTGTCAGGAACTTCAATGTCGTGCCCTCATGTTTCTGGGGTTGTCGGCCTCTTGAAAACCCTCAATCCAAATTGGAGCCCTGCAGCTATAAAATCCGCCATCATGACTACCG CAAGAACGGCTGACAACACAATGAAGCCTCTGACAAATGCATCCCATTTCAAGGCTACGCCATTCAGCTACGGAGGAGGTCATGTTAACCCTAACAGAGCAACGGACCCTGGACTGGTATATGATCTCGGACTCAGTGACTACTTGGATTTCATGTGTGCCCTTGGCTACAATAAAACTCAACTCCGGTTGTTTTCTGATAAACCATATACGTGCTCGAATACTACCAATATCACCAACTTGAACTACCCTTCAATCACAGTACCTAAACTCAATGGTTCAGTAACAGTAACTAGAAGAGTCAAGAACGTGGGCTCACCAGCAACTTACAAAGCTCGTATCCGCAGCCCCCGTGGAATATCGGTCCAAGTTAAACCGGATATTTTGACGTTTGAGACACTTGGTGAGGAAAAAAACTTCCAGGTTGTTTTGAAGGCTAAAGAAGCCAGTGTATCTGGGAATTATGTATTCGGACAGCTGATATGGTCTGATGGTAAGCATTATGTAAGGAGTCCAATTGTCGTCAATAAACTATAG
- the LOC140967443 gene encoding uncharacterized protein — MFLDAAVPGSLKAAALSEGTERRVSEEEPSTYSGTSTSARTHLDLLEQLTYSVEQGYESNGSWANPTIREQLANLFGELDDDFTIPLGKNLKEVTPKFLTTSQKRNIRRQSYMDQVSQRNDSAFFATIGAFVVFPPLVILGVAIATGYVQLFP; from the exons ATGTTTCTGGACGCTGCGGTTCCAGGGTCTTTGAAGGCGGCTGCTCTTTCTGAAGGAACCGAGCGTAGAGTTTCGGAGGAGGAGCCCTCTACTTACTCTG GGACATCCACTTCTGCTCGGACGCATCTGGATCTCTTGGAACAACTCACTTATAGTGTGGAACAAG GATACGAGAGCAACGGCAGCTGGGCAAACCCAACTATACGCGAACAACTTGCTAATTTGTTTGGAGAACTGGATGATGATTTTACGATCCCGTTAGGCAAGAATCTTAAGGAAGTGACTCCAAAGTTCTTAACTACTTCACAAAAGAGAAACATCAGAAGACAATCATATATGGACCAAGTGTCTCAGAGGAATGACTCTGCCTTCTTCGCCACCATAGGTGCTTTTGTTGTCTTTCCACCTCTTGTTATATTAGGAGTAGCTATTGCAACTGGTTATGTGCAACTTTTTCCGTGA
- the LOC140967418 gene encoding cytochrome P450 724B1-like, with product MAETFCIAFVVGLVGFLLGSILYHFLPLVLHFGTLPKGNFGWPFLGETLSFLKPHPSTSTGAFVQDHFSRYGKVFKSHLFLAPTVVSCDEELNYYVLQNEDRLFQCSYPKPIHGILGKSSMLVAVGDTHKRLRSMALSLVTTMKSKPEFLNDIEITATQILDSWKDKKPIIFCEEARKYTFNVIVKQVLGLTPEEPHTKEILQDFLTFMKGLISLPLNIPGTPYSKAVQARHRISSTVKAIIEERRRRNAENCSKKISDFLEVLLCADTLSEDEKVSFVLDSLLGGYETTSLLLAMVLFFLSQTAPAVDQLKVEHDKIRSMKKSHEFLNWEDYRNMEFTQCVMNEALRCGNIVKFVHRKAIKDVKFRGYTIPSGWKVLPVFTAVHLDPSLHTKALQFNPWRWQTQDQTCKKFTPFGGGSRCCPGFELAKLEVAFFIHHLIQNYRWKVEEDDEQPMAYPYVEFQRGLKLSVECCN from the exons aTGGCTGAAACCTTTTGCATTGCTTTTGTAGTTGGTTTGGTGGGATTTTTGTTGGGATCAATTCTGTACCATTTCTTGCCTTTGGTCTTGCATTTTGGTACACTACCCAAAGGGAATTTTGGATGGCCTTTTCTTGGTGAAACCCTCTCGTTCCTGAAACCTCACCCTTCTACTTCGACCGGGGCTTTTGTTCAAGACCATTTTTCCAG gtATGGGAAAGTGTTCAAATCCCACTTGTTCTTGGCCCCAACTGTGGTTTCATGTGATGAGGAGCTGAATTACTACGTACTACAAAACGAAGACAGATTGTTTCAGTGCAGCTATCCAAAACCCATCCATGGAATTCTCGGCAAGAGCTCAATGCTTGTGGCTGTTGGTGATACACACAAGAGACTAAGAAGTATGGCCCTTTCTCTCGTCACTACCATGAAATCGAAACCAGAATTTTTGAATGATATCGAGATAACCGCCACTCAAATTCTTGATTCTTGGAAAGATAAGAAACCGATCATCTTCTGCGAGGAAGCTAGAAAG TATACATTCAATGTCATAGTGAAACAGGTGCTTGGTTTGACACCAGAAGAGCCACACACTAAAGAAATTCTTCAAGATTTCCTCACTTTCATGAAAGGGTTGATTTCTCTACCACTAAACATTCCAGGGACTCCATATTCAAAAGCTGTTCAG GCTAGACATAGAATATCTTCGACTGTGAAAGCAATCATAgaggaaagaagaagaagaaatgcaGAAAATTGTAGCAAAAAGATCAGTGATTTTCTCGAAGTACTTCTGTGCGCTGATACCTTATCTGAAGATGAAAAAGTCAGTTTTGTATTGGATTCTTTACTTGGTGGATATGAGACCACTTCACTCTTATTGGCAATGGTTCTGTTTTTTCTTAGTCAAACCGCCCCTGCTGTTGATCAATTGAAG GTGGAGCATGATAAAATAAGAAGCATGAAGAAATCGCATGAATTTCTCAACTGGGAAGATTACAGGAATATGGAATTCACACAATGC GTCATGAATGAAGCTCTGCGATGCGGAAACATAGTTAAATTTGTCCACAGAAAAGCCATCAAAGATGTCAAATTTagag GTTATACGATTCCGTCCGGTTGGAAGGTATTGCCTGTTTTCACAGCAGTTCATTTAGACCCTTCTCTTCATACCAAGGCCCTCCAATTTAACCCCTGGAGATGGCag ACCCAAGATCAAACATGCAAGAAGTTTACTCCATTTGGTGGTGGATCCAGGTGCTGCCCAGGTTTCGAACTAGCAAAACTTGAGGTTGCTTTTTTCATCCATCACCTTATTCAAAATTAcag ATGGAAGgtagaagaagatgatgaacagCCTATGGCATATCCATATGTAGAGTTTCAAAGAGGATTAAAACTAAGCGTAGAATGCTGTAATTAA